In Sorghum bicolor cultivar BTx623 chromosome 10, Sorghum_bicolor_NCBIv3, whole genome shotgun sequence, one genomic interval encodes:
- the LOC8070765 gene encoding uncharacterized protein LOC8070765: MAFMRYRALPQGELTVEEFRAWLAQFDADRDGRISREELQHALRSLNVWFAWWKARDGVRAADANRDGGVQGDDEVARLFAFAQRQLHVKITQQLGYY; the protein is encoded by the coding sequence ATGGCGTTCATGCGGTACCGCGCGCTGCCGCAGGGGGAGCTGACGGTGGAGGAGTTCAGGGCGTGGCTGGCGCAGTTCGACGCGGACCGCGACGGGCGGATCAGCAGGGAGGAGCTGCAGCACGCGCTGCGGAGCCTCAACGTGTGGTTCGCGTGGTGGAAGGCGCGGGACGGCGTGCGCGCCGCCGACGCCAACCGCGACGGCGGCGTGCAGGGGGACGACGAGGTGGCCCGCCTCTTCGCCTTCGCGCAGAGGCAACTCCACGTCAAGATCACCCAGCAGCTCGGCTACTActga
- the LOC8070764 gene encoding protein TIC 22, chloroplastic, whose translation MAPPDSISTRSSLPLAAAPMSDPTPSPYAASPPPPNPLAAAASFLQHHLSRLASHLNAPRPALAAAAAAARTPGPQGASLSLALAPDEVARALTGTPVFTVCNSSNEFVLVSDPATGLRSLGLLCFRSEDADALLSHVRTRQPVLGKGAKVVPITLDQVYMLKAEGIAFRFLPDPLQIKNALEMKSGLTAFDGVPVFQSDLLVVKKQKKRYCPIYFQKEDIERELTRASKGSRGSVLSKQIMVGSLEDVLKKMEINERNSGWDDLIFIPPGKNLNQHINEVSA comes from the exons ATGGCGCCGCCCGACTCCATCTCCACGCGCTCCTCCCTCCCCCTCGCCGCTGCGCCCATGTCCGACCCGACCCCCTCCCCCTACGCtgcgtcgccgccgcctccaAACCCGCTCGCGGCCgccgcgtccttcctccagcaccaCCTCTCCCGCTTGGCTTCCCACCTGAACGCCCCGCGCCCCGCCCTCgctgccgcggccgcggccgctcgCACGCCGGGCCCCCAGGGCGCCTCCCTATCTCTCGCGCTTGCGCCCGATGAGGTCGCGCGCGCTCTCACCGGCACTCCCGTCTTCACTGTCTGCAACTCCAGCAACGAGTTCGTGCTCGTCTCCGACCCTGCCACCGGCCTCCGCTCCCTCGGCCTCCTCTGCTTCCGTTCCGAGGACGCCGACGCCCTCCTGTCGCAT GTGAGGACGCGGCAACCGGTGCTAGGGAAGGGGGCAAAAGTGGTGCCTATTACACTTGATCAG GTCTATATGTTGAAGGCTGAAGGTATCGCATTTCGGTTCTTACCCGACCCTCTTCAGATAAAGAATGCACTGGAG ATGAAATCGGGCTTAACTGCTTTTGATGGTGTTCCTGTTTTTCAG TCAGATCTTCTGGTTGTGAAGAAGCAGAAGAAGCGCTACTGTCCAATATATTTTCAAAAG GAAGACATAGAAAGAGAACTTACAAGGGCTTCCAAAGGTTCAAGAGGGTCAGTCTTGTCTAAGCAAATTATG GTTGGGAGTTTGGAGGATGTCCTGAAGAAAATGGAG ATAAATGAGAGAAATTCTGGGTGGGATGATTTAATCTTTATACCCCCTGGGAAGAACCTCAACCAACATATCAATGAGGTATCAGCGTGA